A region from the Cryptosporangium arvum DSM 44712 genome encodes:
- a CDS encoding MFS transporter, with protein sequence MNPLRHASYRRLLTGRTITTAGNAVAPIALAFAVLDLTGSVSMLGLIVGARSLANVAFLLLGGVLADRLPRPLVLVGSNLLSGLTQAVVAVLVLMDVAHVPVLVVLSALNGALAALSLPATAALTPQTVPGDVLQQANAVMRIGANSALIVGSAAGGALVAFVGPGWGLAVDAASFVLAGLVFVGLRVPRVASEPSGNVVADLREGWGEFTARTWLWVVVVAFTVINATIGAMQVLGPAVADDTIGRGGWGMVLAAQTAGFVVGGVVALRTRFRRPLLAAMLFMSLESFFLVGLGVAPYLPLLLGLGFLTGIGVEQFSVAWETAMQQHVPADKLARVYSYDMLGSFLAIPVGEVVAGPIAGGAGVSATLLGAAALSFTAAVTAAFVPSVRRLRRMETTAPVEARSSS encoded by the coding sequence GTGAACCCGTTGCGTCACGCGTCGTACCGGCGGCTGCTGACCGGGCGCACGATCACCACCGCGGGCAACGCGGTCGCCCCGATCGCGCTGGCGTTCGCGGTGCTCGACCTCACCGGGTCGGTCTCGATGCTCGGGCTGATCGTCGGGGCCCGGTCGTTGGCGAACGTCGCGTTCCTGCTGCTGGGGGGCGTGCTCGCCGACCGGCTCCCCCGCCCGCTGGTGCTGGTGGGCTCGAACCTGCTGAGCGGTCTCACCCAAGCCGTGGTGGCGGTCCTGGTGCTGATGGACGTCGCCCACGTGCCCGTGCTCGTCGTACTGTCCGCGCTCAACGGGGCGCTCGCGGCGCTCAGCCTGCCGGCCACCGCCGCGCTGACCCCGCAGACCGTGCCGGGCGACGTGCTCCAGCAGGCCAACGCGGTGATGCGGATCGGGGCGAACAGCGCGCTGATCGTCGGGTCGGCGGCCGGCGGTGCGCTCGTGGCGTTCGTCGGGCCCGGCTGGGGGCTGGCCGTCGACGCCGCCTCGTTCGTCCTGGCCGGCCTGGTCTTCGTCGGCCTGCGGGTGCCGCGGGTGGCGTCGGAGCCGAGCGGGAACGTCGTCGCGGACCTGCGCGAGGGCTGGGGCGAGTTCACCGCACGCACCTGGCTCTGGGTGGTCGTCGTCGCGTTCACCGTGATCAACGCCACGATCGGCGCGATGCAGGTGCTCGGCCCCGCGGTCGCCGACGACACGATCGGGCGCGGCGGCTGGGGCATGGTGCTCGCGGCGCAGACGGCGGGCTTCGTGGTCGGGGGCGTGGTCGCGCTCCGCACGCGGTTCCGGCGCCCGCTGCTGGCCGCGATGCTGTTCATGTCCCTCGAGTCGTTCTTCCTCGTGGGGCTGGGCGTCGCGCCCTACCTGCCGCTCCTGCTCGGGCTGGGGTTCCTCACCGGCATCGGCGTCGAGCAGTTCAGCGTCGCCTGGGAGACCGCGATGCAGCAGCACGTCCCGGCCGACAAGCTGGCCCGGGTGTACTCGTACGACATGCTCGGGTCGTTCCTCGCGATCCCGGTCGGCGAGGTCGTGGCCGGGCCGATCGCCGGGGGCGCCGGGGTGAGCGCGACGCTGCTCGGCGCCGCCGCGCTGAGCTTCACCGCCGCGGTGACCGCGGCGTTCGTGCCCAGCGTGCGGCGCCTTCGCCGAATGGAGACGACCGCGCCGGTGGAGGCGCGGTCGTCCTCGTGA
- a CDS encoding SPFH domain-containing protein codes for MDSAALLIVFAIIILVVLFVLVRAVRIIPQARAAVVERLGRYSRTLTPGLTVVVPFIDKVRPLIDLREQVVSFPPQPVITEDNLVVSIDTVIYFQVTDPRAATYEIANFIQAIEQLTVTTLRNVIGGLNLEETLTSRDQINGQLRGVLDEATGKWGIRVNRVELKAIDPPHSIQDSMEKQMRAERDRRAAILTAEGVKQSQILTAEGEKQSAILRAQGDREARVLTAEGQARAIETVFAAIHAGNPDEKLLSYQYLQMLPQIAQGSANKVWIVPAELGKALDGFGRAFNPGAAASENGIVPKPPAPPAPPAPPARSTAATPEQTAAAEAEAEAAARAAAQAVADATSSTPGGTSGALGLERP; via the coding sequence ATGGACAGCGCCGCGCTGCTCATAGTCTTCGCCATAATCATCCTGGTTGTCCTGTTCGTGCTGGTCCGCGCGGTGCGGATCATTCCGCAGGCGCGCGCGGCCGTCGTCGAACGACTGGGTCGCTACAGCCGGACGCTGACGCCCGGCCTCACCGTCGTCGTGCCGTTCATCGACAAGGTCCGGCCGCTGATCGACCTCCGCGAGCAGGTCGTCTCGTTCCCGCCGCAGCCGGTGATCACCGAGGACAACCTCGTCGTGAGCATCGACACGGTCATCTACTTCCAGGTCACCGACCCGCGGGCGGCGACCTACGAGATCGCCAACTTCATCCAGGCCATCGAGCAGCTCACGGTCACCACGCTGCGCAACGTCATCGGTGGTCTGAACCTCGAGGAGACGCTGACCAGCCGCGACCAGATCAACGGTCAGCTGCGCGGCGTGCTCGACGAGGCCACCGGCAAGTGGGGCATCCGGGTCAACCGGGTCGAGCTGAAGGCGATCGACCCGCCGCACTCGATTCAGGACTCGATGGAAAAGCAGATGCGCGCCGAGCGTGACCGGCGGGCCGCGATCCTGACCGCAGAGGGCGTCAAGCAGTCGCAGATCCTCACCGCGGAGGGCGAGAAGCAGTCGGCGATCCTCCGGGCGCAGGGTGACCGGGAGGCGCGGGTGCTGACCGCCGAGGGCCAGGCCCGCGCGATCGAGACGGTGTTCGCCGCGATCCACGCCGGCAACCCCGACGAGAAGCTGCTGTCGTACCAGTACCTGCAGATGCTGCCGCAGATCGCGCAGGGCAGCGCGAACAAGGTGTGGATCGTGCCGGCCGAGCTCGGCAAGGCCCTCGACGGCTTCGGCCGCGCGTTCAACCCGGGCGCGGCCGCGTCGGAGAACGGGATCGTCCCGAAGCCGCCGGCGCCTCCGGCACCGCCCGCGCCCCCGGCCCGGTCGACCGCGGCGACGCCCGAGCAGACCGCGGCGGCCGAGGCCGAAGCCGAGGCCGCGGCCCGGGCAGCGGCCCAAGCCGTCGCCGACGCCACGAGCAGCACGCCCGGCGGCACGAGCGGCGCGCTCGGGCTCGAGCGCCCGTAA
- a CDS encoding NfeD family protein, with amino-acid sequence MFSLDLVLVMFASGALAAAAAAGVGSPLLVQALVFALVSVASLVVVRPLAKRKLDVAQDPVKHGIEAVKGANALVLEAVDEHHGLVKIGGEQWTARAYDSTQVIEPGQTVQVVEVKGATALVWRVP; translated from the coding sequence ATGTTCTCTCTCGACCTCGTGTTGGTCATGTTCGCCAGTGGTGCGCTGGCGGCTGCGGCCGCGGCGGGTGTCGGTAGCCCGCTGCTCGTGCAGGCGCTGGTGTTCGCGCTGGTCTCGGTGGCGTCGCTGGTTGTCGTCCGTCCGCTGGCCAAACGAAAACTCGACGTCGCCCAGGATCCGGTGAAACACGGCATCGAAGCGGTCAAAGGCGCCAACGCACTGGTGCTGGAAGCCGTCGACGAGCACCACGGGCTGGTCAAGATCGGCGGCGAGCAGTGGACCGCTCGCGCCTACGACAGCACGCAGGTGATCGAACCTGGCCAGACGGTCCAGGTAGTGGAAGTGAAGGGCGCGACCGCGCTCGTCTGGAGGGTGCCCTGA
- a CDS encoding DUF3097 domain-containing protein, with amino-acid sequence MRSKDYRDVLAGNWRKRRTVPTVEAEADLVVEEANSGFCGAVISCAKDAVTLEDRYGNRRMFPLGPAAFLIDGEPVTLTRPASSAPVTPQRTASGSIAVTGAKARVAKASRIYVEGVHDAALVERVWGEDLRIEGVVVEPLHGIDDLPGLIRAFSPGAHRKLGVLVDHLVPGSKESRIVAEVGSPHVLITGHPYVDIWQAVKPAAVGIRAWPTVPKGQDWKQGVCDALGVEDPQEMWRRIQRSVHSYADLETELLGAVERLIDHVTADVYGDA; translated from the coding sequence GTGCGCAGCAAGGACTACCGAGACGTGCTCGCGGGGAACTGGCGCAAACGCCGCACGGTCCCGACCGTCGAGGCCGAGGCCGACCTCGTCGTCGAGGAGGCCAACTCCGGCTTCTGCGGTGCCGTGATCTCCTGCGCCAAGGATGCGGTCACCCTCGAGGACCGGTACGGCAACCGGCGGATGTTCCCGCTCGGCCCGGCGGCGTTCCTCATCGACGGCGAGCCGGTCACGCTGACCCGCCCGGCGTCGAGCGCCCCGGTCACCCCGCAGCGGACCGCGTCCGGCTCGATCGCGGTGACCGGAGCCAAGGCCCGCGTCGCGAAGGCCAGCCGCATCTACGTCGAGGGTGTGCACGACGCGGCGCTCGTCGAACGCGTCTGGGGTGAGGACCTCCGGATCGAGGGCGTCGTCGTCGAGCCTCTGCACGGCATCGACGATCTGCCCGGGCTGATCCGCGCGTTCTCCCCGGGTGCGCACCGCAAGCTCGGCGTGCTCGTCGACCACCTGGTGCCGGGCAGCAAGGAGAGCCGCATCGTCGCCGAGGTCGGCTCGCCGCACGTGCTGATCACCGGCCACCCCTACGTCGACATCTGGCAGGCGGTGAAGCCGGCCGCGGTGGGCATCCGGGCGTGGCCGACGGTCCCGAAGGGCCAGGACTGGAAGCAGGGCGTGTGCGACGCTCTGGGCGTCGAGGACCCCCAGGAGATGTGGCGCCGGATCCAGCGCAGCGTGCACAGCTACGCCGATCTCGAGACGGAGCTCCTCGGCGCGGTCGAGCGTCTCATCGACCACGTCACGGCCGACGTTTACGGCGACGCGTGA
- a CDS encoding GPGG-motif small membrane protein, giving the protein MIGILLTIIAAILVIYGIFRIVRGDLLWGIVLIVVGLLVGPGGYSIFG; this is encoded by the coding sequence ATGATCGGCATCCTGCTCACCATCATCGCGGCGATCCTCGTGATCTACGGCATCTTCCGGATCGTCCGGGGCGACCTCCTCTGGGGCATCGTCCTCATCGTCGTCGGCCTCCTCGTCGGCCCCGGCGGTTACAGCATCTTCGGTTGA
- a CDS encoding ferrochelatase, translating to MPFLENVVRGRGVPAARLAEVAEHYQHFGGVSPINEQNRELLAALGKEFAAHGIDLPLYWGNRNWHPMLADTLRQMRADGVQRALAFATSAYSSYSSCRQYRDDIVTARAEVGDGAPAVEKLRHFYDHPGFVEPHVDAVKAALTSLSSRGDTRLVFTAHSIPTSMDAAAGPDGGLYSAQLRTVAGLVSAAAAPDLPWDLVWQSRSGPPQVPWLEPDVNDHLRTLAAQGVTDVVVSPIGFVSDHLEVIWDLDNEAAETASELGLGFARAATPGTDPRFVAMVRELVTERLFASSSGRRLAPWDASGPSCGTSCCPAPVRRPTAAR from the coding sequence ATGCCGTTCCTCGAGAACGTCGTCCGCGGCCGGGGTGTCCCGGCCGCTCGGCTGGCCGAGGTCGCCGAGCACTACCAGCACTTCGGTGGTGTCTCGCCGATCAACGAACAGAACCGCGAGCTGCTCGCCGCGCTCGGCAAGGAGTTCGCGGCCCACGGCATCGATCTGCCGTTGTACTGGGGCAACCGCAACTGGCACCCGATGCTCGCCGACACGCTGCGCCAGATGCGCGCGGACGGCGTCCAGCGCGCGCTGGCGTTCGCGACGTCGGCGTACTCGTCGTACTCGTCGTGCCGGCAGTACCGCGACGACATCGTGACCGCGCGGGCCGAGGTCGGCGACGGCGCCCCGGCGGTGGAGAAGCTGCGTCACTTCTACGACCACCCGGGGTTCGTCGAGCCCCACGTGGACGCCGTGAAGGCCGCGTTGACCTCGCTGTCCTCCCGGGGTGACACCCGGCTGGTGTTCACCGCGCACAGCATCCCGACCTCGATGGACGCGGCGGCCGGGCCGGACGGCGGGCTGTACTCCGCCCAGCTGCGGACGGTGGCCGGGCTGGTGTCGGCCGCGGCCGCGCCCGACCTGCCGTGGGATCTCGTGTGGCAGTCGCGGAGCGGGCCGCCGCAGGTGCCGTGGCTCGAGCCGGACGTGAACGACCACCTGCGCACGCTGGCCGCGCAGGGGGTGACCGACGTGGTCGTGAGCCCGATCGGGTTCGTCAGCGACCACCTCGAGGTGATCTGGGACCTCGACAACGAGGCGGCCGAGACGGCGTCGGAGCTGGGACTCGGGTTCGCCAGGGCCGCGACGCCCGGCACCGACCCGCGCTTTGTCGCGATGGTGCGTGAACTGGTGACCGAGCGGCTGTTCGCGTCGTCGTCGGGGCGCCGCTTGGCCCCGTGGGACGCGTCCGGGCCGTCGTGCGGCACGAGCTGCTGCCCGGCCCCGGTGCGCCGCCCGACCGCCGCGCGCTGA
- the fabI gene encoding enoyl-ACP reductase FabI — MSGLLEGKRILVTGVITDASIAFSVARLAQEQGATVVLTGYGRLSLVERIAKRLPSPAPVIPLDVTSADDLATLPDRLREHVDGLDGVLHSIGFAPASCLGAPFMDAPWEDVATAIHASTYSYKSLIEAALPLIPETGGSLVGLTFDATQAWPAYNWMGVAKAGLESANRYLARDLGSRKIRANLVAAGPLRTIAAKSIPGFNQLEEAWGPRAPLGWDLNDQQAAARACVALMSDWFPATTGEIVHVDGGFHAVGFGAL, encoded by the coding sequence GTGTCCGGCTTGTTGGAAGGTAAGCGCATCCTCGTCACCGGTGTGATCACCGATGCCTCGATCGCGTTCTCGGTGGCCCGCCTCGCGCAGGAGCAGGGCGCGACCGTCGTGTTGACCGGCTACGGGCGCCTGTCGTTGGTGGAGCGGATCGCGAAGCGGCTGCCCTCGCCCGCCCCGGTCATCCCGCTGGACGTGACGTCGGCGGACGATCTCGCGACGTTGCCGGACCGGTTGCGCGAGCACGTCGACGGCCTGGACGGGGTGCTGCACTCGATCGGTTTCGCGCCGGCCTCCTGCCTCGGCGCGCCGTTCATGGACGCGCCCTGGGAGGACGTCGCGACCGCGATCCACGCGTCGACGTACTCGTACAAGTCGCTGATCGAGGCGGCGCTCCCGTTGATCCCGGAGACCGGCGGCTCGCTCGTCGGGCTGACGTTCGACGCCACCCAGGCGTGGCCGGCCTACAACTGGATGGGCGTGGCGAAGGCCGGCCTGGAGTCGGCCAACCGGTACCTCGCGCGTGACCTCGGGTCGCGCAAGATCCGGGCGAACCTGGTCGCGGCCGGCCCACTGCGGACGATCGCGGCGAAGAGCATCCCCGGCTTCAACCAACTGGAAGAGGCGTGGGGTCCGCGGGCTCCGCTGGGCTGGGACCTCAACGACCAGCAGGCCGCCGCCCGCGCGTGCGTGGCGCTGATGTCGGACTGGTTCCCGGCGACCACCGGCGAGATCGTGCACGTGGACGGCGGGTTCCACGCGGTGGGCTTCGGCGCGCTCTGA
- the fabG gene encoding 3-oxoacyl-ACP reductase FabG, which produces MSRSVLVTGGNRGIGLAIAQAFAAQGDKVAITHRGSGAPEGLFGVHCDITDGEQVEAAFAAVEEAHGPVEVLVANAGITDDTLLLRMSEDQFTRVVDTNLTGAYRVAKRASSKMLRKRFGRIIFISSVVGLTGSAGQVNYAASKSGLVGMARSIARELGSRNITANVVAPGFVETDMTAELPEARQKEILAQVPLARYAQPAEVAGAVTWLASDAAAYVSGAVIPVDGGLGMGH; this is translated from the coding sequence GTGTCTCGCAGCGTTCTCGTCACGGGTGGTAACCGGGGGATCGGGTTGGCGATCGCCCAGGCGTTCGCGGCACAGGGCGACAAGGTGGCCATCACGCACCGGGGATCCGGCGCGCCGGAGGGGCTGTTCGGCGTCCACTGTGACATCACCGACGGTGAGCAGGTCGAGGCCGCGTTCGCGGCCGTCGAAGAGGCGCACGGCCCGGTCGAGGTGCTGGTGGCGAACGCCGGCATCACCGACGACACGCTGCTGCTGCGCATGTCCGAGGACCAGTTCACGCGGGTGGTCGACACGAACCTGACCGGGGCGTACCGGGTCGCGAAGCGCGCGTCGTCGAAGATGCTGCGCAAGCGGTTCGGGCGGATCATCTTCATCTCGTCGGTGGTCGGCCTGACCGGTTCGGCGGGCCAGGTGAACTACGCGGCGTCCAAGTCCGGCCTGGTGGGGATGGCCCGCTCGATCGCGCGCGAGCTGGGGTCGCGCAACATCACCGCGAACGTCGTCGCGCCCGGTTTCGTGGAGACCGACATGACCGCGGAGCTGCCCGAGGCGCGGCAGAAGGAAATCCTGGCCCAGGTCCCGCTGGCGCGCTACGCCCAGCCGGCCGAGGTCGCCGGCGCGGTCACCTGGCTGGCCTCGGACGCGGCCGCGTACGTGTCCGGCGCGGTGATCCCGGTCGACGGCGGCCTAGGTATGGGCCACTAA
- a CDS encoding VWA domain-containing protein — MIRFLNPWWLLLLVAVALLAAAYVWVQLHRRTYAVRFTNVALLKSVAPKAPGWRRHLGATAFLLCLLVLALGMAKPSTDVKQPLERATIVLALDVSLSMQATDVDPDRITAAKAAAKQFVEELPESYNLSLVSFAKSATVVVSPTKDHSQIKSAIDGLELQESTAIGEAIYASLQAVQSVPADGASGAPPARIVLLSDGYTTYGRPNEEAAKAASTAKVPVSTIAFGTQEGIVDLNGTRTPVPVDRDALQAIAQQTDGRFYSAVTAQQLKDVYRDLGSSIGYRTTPREITQWFVGAALIFGFAGAAMSLLWTSRLP, encoded by the coding sequence ATGATCCGTTTCCTCAACCCGTGGTGGCTGCTCCTGCTCGTGGCGGTGGCGCTGCTGGCCGCCGCCTACGTCTGGGTGCAGCTGCACCGGCGGACGTACGCGGTCCGGTTCACGAACGTCGCGCTGCTCAAGTCGGTGGCGCCGAAGGCACCCGGCTGGCGGCGTCACCTGGGTGCGACCGCGTTCCTGCTGTGCCTGCTGGTGCTGGCGCTCGGGATGGCCAAGCCGTCGACCGACGTCAAGCAGCCGCTGGAGCGCGCGACGATCGTGCTCGCGCTCGACGTCTCGCTCTCGATGCAGGCCACCGACGTCGACCCGGACCGGATCACGGCGGCCAAGGCGGCGGCGAAGCAGTTCGTCGAGGAGCTGCCGGAGAGCTACAACCTGTCGCTCGTCTCGTTCGCGAAGAGCGCCACGGTCGTGGTGTCGCCGACGAAGGACCACTCGCAGATCAAGTCCGCGATCGACGGGCTGGAGCTGCAGGAGTCGACCGCGATCGGCGAGGCGATCTACGCCTCGCTGCAGGCCGTCCAGTCGGTGCCCGCGGACGGGGCCAGCGGTGCGCCGCCGGCGCGGATCGTCCTGCTCTCCGACGGTTACACCACGTACGGCCGGCCGAACGAGGAGGCCGCGAAGGCCGCGTCGACCGCGAAGGTGCCGGTCTCGACGATCGCGTTCGGTACCCAGGAGGGCATCGTCGACCTGAACGGCACCCGGACGCCGGTGCCGGTGGACCGGGACGCGCTGCAGGCCATCGCCCAGCAGACCGACGGCCGCTTCTACTCCGCGGTGACCGCGCAGCAGCTCAAGGACGTCTACCGGGACCTGGGCAGCTCGATCGGTTACCGGACGACGCCGCGGGAGATCACGCAGTGGTTCGTCGGAGCGGCGCTGATCTTCGGGTTCGCGGGCGCGGCGATGAGCCTGCTGTGGACTTCGCGGCTGCCCTGA
- a CDS encoding DUF58 domain-containing protein — protein MARRAAAPQAQAPAADLVAETAAAEAVLKRLQLTITRKLDGLLLGDYLGLLPGPGSEAGESREYRAGDDVRRMDWPVTARTTVPHVRQTISDRELETWLCVDLSASLDFGTARCEKRDLAIAAAAAIGHLTVRGGNRVGAVVTNGESLKRLAARPGRMNAHGMLRRVALTPRAPAGGTADHANYLADAIDALNRPPRRRGQAVVISDFLTDDIVQSDSPGEPAWERPMKKLAVRHDVLAIEIVDPRELSLPAVGVLTVVDPESGAVHEVSTDAKVRKAYADAAATQRGAIAGALRRAGAAHLRLATDSDWLLDIVRFVAAQRRGRSRGTTR, from the coding sequence CTGGCCCGGCGCGCGGCCGCGCCGCAGGCGCAGGCACCCGCGGCGGATCTCGTCGCGGAGACCGCGGCGGCCGAGGCGGTGCTCAAGCGTCTGCAGCTGACGATCACGCGCAAGCTCGACGGGCTGCTGCTCGGCGACTACCTCGGGCTGCTGCCCGGGCCCGGCAGCGAGGCGGGGGAGAGCCGCGAATACCGCGCCGGTGACGACGTCCGCCGGATGGACTGGCCGGTGACCGCACGCACCACCGTGCCGCACGTCCGGCAGACGATCTCCGACCGCGAGCTCGAGACCTGGCTCTGCGTCGACCTCTCGGCCAGCCTGGACTTCGGCACCGCGCGGTGCGAGAAACGTGACCTCGCGATCGCGGCGGCCGCGGCGATCGGGCACCTCACCGTCCGGGGCGGCAACCGGGTGGGTGCGGTGGTGACGAACGGTGAGTCGCTCAAGCGGCTGGCAGCCCGGCCCGGCCGGATGAACGCGCACGGCATGCTGCGCCGGGTCGCGCTGACGCCCCGCGCACCGGCCGGCGGCACCGCCGACCACGCGAACTATCTGGCCGACGCGATCGACGCGCTCAACCGGCCCCCGCGCCGGCGCGGGCAGGCCGTCGTGATCTCGGACTTCCTCACCGACGACATCGTGCAGTCCGACTCGCCCGGCGAACCGGCGTGGGAGCGGCCGATGAAGAAGCTGGCCGTCCGGCACGACGTGCTCGCGATCGAGATCGTCGACCCGCGTGAACTCTCGTTGCCCGCGGTCGGCGTGCTGACCGTCGTCGACCCGGAGAGCGGCGCCGTGCACGAGGTCTCGACCGACGCGAAGGTGCGGAAGGCCTACGCGGACGCGGCCGCGACGCAGCGGGGCGCGATCGCGGGTGCGCTGCGCCGGGCCGGTGCGGCGCACCTCCGGCTGGCCACCGACTCCGACTGGCTGCTCGACATCGTCCGGTTCGTGGCCGCGCAACGGCGCGGGCGAAGCAGGGGGACCACCCGATGA
- a CDS encoding AAA family ATPase, protein MSEQHTPAEDATQLERTLFEVKRVIVGQDRMVERMLVCLLARGHCLLEGVPGVAKTLAVETLARVVGGTFARIQFTPDLVPADILGTRIYKPSSEAFDVELGPVFANFLLADEINRAPAKAQSALLEVMAERQVSIGGQTYKLPNPFLTLATQNPIEQEGVYPLPEAQRDRFLMKVVVGYPTDMEEREIVYRMGVNPPAAETVLSPEELIRLQTTADNVFVHNALVDYAVRLVLATRTPAEHGLPDVAQWISYGASPRASLGLVAATRALALMRGRDYALPQDVVDLAPDILRHRLVLSYDAIADGVPPEHIVQRVLETVPLPTVSPRQQADPRPMSSAPGSPAVPVASFAAQQPASWPTASGNAGERPA, encoded by the coding sequence GTGTCCGAGCAGCACACACCGGCGGAAGACGCGACCCAGCTCGAGCGGACCCTGTTCGAGGTCAAGCGGGTCATCGTCGGTCAGGACCGAATGGTCGAGCGGATGCTGGTCTGTCTGCTCGCCCGCGGGCACTGCCTGCTGGAGGGCGTACCCGGCGTGGCGAAGACGCTCGCGGTCGAGACGCTGGCCCGGGTGGTGGGCGGCACGTTCGCCCGCATCCAGTTCACGCCCGACCTGGTGCCGGCCGACATCCTCGGCACCCGCATCTACAAGCCGAGCAGCGAGGCGTTCGACGTCGAGCTCGGCCCGGTGTTCGCGAACTTCCTGCTGGCCGACGAGATCAACCGGGCGCCGGCCAAGGCGCAGTCCGCGTTGCTCGAGGTGATGGCCGAGCGGCAGGTCTCGATCGGCGGGCAGACCTACAAGCTGCCCAACCCGTTCCTGACGCTGGCCACGCAGAACCCGATCGAGCAGGAGGGTGTCTACCCGCTGCCCGAGGCCCAGCGTGACCGGTTCCTCATGAAGGTCGTGGTGGGATACCCCACCGACATGGAGGAGCGCGAGATCGTCTACCGGATGGGGGTCAACCCGCCGGCCGCGGAGACGGTGCTCAGCCCCGAGGAGCTGATCCGGCTGCAGACCACGGCCGACAACGTGTTCGTGCACAACGCGCTAGTCGACTACGCGGTGCGCCTGGTGCTCGCCACCCGTACGCCGGCCGAGCACGGGCTGCCCGACGTCGCGCAGTGGATTTCCTACGGTGCCTCGCCGCGGGCGTCGCTCGGGCTGGTGGCCGCCACCCGGGCGCTCGCGTTGATGCGCGGGCGCGACTACGCGCTCCCGCAGGACGTCGTGGACCTGGCGCCCGACATCCTGCGTCACCGCCTGGTGCTCTCCTACGACGCGATCGCCGACGGGGTTCCGCCGGAGCACATCGTCCAGCGGGTGCTGGAGACCGTGCCGCTGCCGACGGTCTCGCCGCGCCAGCAGGCCGACCCGCGGCCGATGTCGTCGGCGCCCGGGTCGCCGGCCGTGCCGGTGGCGTCGTTCGCCGCGCAGCAGCCGGCCTCGTGGCCCACGGCGTCCGGCAACGCCGGGGAGCGGCCGGCGTGA
- a CDS encoding PH domain-containing protein: MAAPVSTNPALWPEDAPWQPVSPRLAWVRRAGLLTLLVPIVAAVASTAIWTDVTWLPWTIAVLGLGAIGWGLAAVSRSVRSWGYAERDDDLLVRHGILVRRLSVVPYGRMQYVDVKAGPLERALSIATVQLHTAAAASDAAIPGLPTEEAARLRDRLAALGEARAAGL, from the coding sequence ATGGCGGCCCCCGTATCGACGAACCCGGCGCTCTGGCCGGAAGACGCTCCCTGGCAGCCGGTCAGCCCCCGCCTGGCCTGGGTCCGGCGCGCCGGGCTGCTGACCCTGCTGGTGCCGATCGTCGCCGCCGTCGCCTCGACCGCGATCTGGACCGACGTCACCTGGCTCCCGTGGACGATCGCCGTCCTCGGCCTCGGCGCGATCGGCTGGGGTCTGGCCGCGGTCAGCCGCAGCGTGCGGTCCTGGGGGTACGCCGAGCGCGACGACGACCTGCTGGTGCGCCACGGCATCCTCGTCCGCCGGCTGTCGGTGGTGCCGTACGGGCGGATGCAGTACGTCGACGTGAAAGCCGGGCCGCTCGAACGGGCGCTGAGCATCGCCACCGTCCAGCTGCACACGGCGGCCGCCGCCTCCGACGCGGCGATCCCCGGTCTGCCCACCGAGGAGGCCGCCCGCCTCCGCGACCGCCTGGCCGCCCTCGGCGAGGCCCGGGCCGCGGGCCTGTGA